A portion of the Leptospira noumeaensis genome contains these proteins:
- a CDS encoding TerB family tellurite resistance protein: MAKKIVQNLKQVKGNKKKHPESIKSTLDIESDLHIEYAKVLLSLWSYACHADGQFKKKEGEIVGELVNVLFEPDCLLSGFQAQKKQVLEILSKTFENPLPMKTITKVVSDNDEYALNFFEDAVCIVASDGSLNQEEIRFLEDLSVELKISHMDKVRVEKKYLV; encoded by the coding sequence ATGGCAAAGAAAATCGTTCAAAATTTGAAACAAGTCAAGGGAAACAAAAAGAAACATCCGGAATCCATCAAATCGACTCTGGACATCGAAAGTGACCTTCATATTGAATATGCCAAAGTGCTTTTAAGTTTATGGTCCTACGCTTGTCATGCAGACGGACAGTTCAAAAAGAAAGAAGGGGAAATTGTAGGCGAACTTGTGAACGTACTGTTTGAACCCGATTGCCTCCTCAGTGGATTCCAAGCGCAAAAAAAACAAGTTTTAGAAATCCTTTCCAAAACCTTCGAAAATCCACTCCCGATGAAAACCATTACCAAAGTGGTTTCGGATAACGATGAATATGCATTGAATTTTTTTGAAGACGCCGTCTGTATTGTTGCCTCCGATGGTTCTCTAAACCAGGAAGAAATACGTTTTTTGGAAGATCTATCGGTCGAATTAAAAATCAGCCATATGGACAAAGTCAGAGTCGAAAAAAAATACCTTGTGTAA